A portion of the Bifidobacterium lemurum genome contains these proteins:
- a CDS encoding aldo/keto reductase, translating to MRTRKLRGLTVSEIGMGCMGFSHGYGRIPDEEYSIQAIRAAYEHGCTFYDTAEVYSPNLEGIGHNERIVGKALQPMRRDVTLATKLFLPTDEARRDGVYATLRHHLEGSMRRLCTDYIDLYYLHHLNPDVPVEQVAEGMGRLIEEGLIRAWGLSNVGVRAIAKAHAATPVSAVQNIYSMMERDCEESVIPYCMEHGIGVVPFSPIASGFLSGKITPRTRFEQVDDVRNVVPQLSRENIAANQPLVEILRDYAARKHATPAQISLAWMLHKYPNVVPIPGSKNQSRILENLDAANVELTADEFASLERALDSCAIHGYRGCVEIE from the coding sequence ATGCGCACACGCAAACTCAGGGGTCTGACCGTATCCGAAATCGGCATGGGATGCATGGGATTCTCCCACGGCTACGGCCGCATCCCCGACGAGGAATACAGCATCCAAGCGATCCGCGCCGCCTACGAGCATGGGTGCACCTTCTACGACACCGCGGAGGTGTACAGCCCCAATCTGGAAGGCATCGGGCATAACGAACGCATCGTCGGCAAGGCGCTGCAACCGATGCGGCGTGACGTCACGCTCGCGACGAAACTGTTCCTGCCGACCGACGAGGCGCGACGCGACGGCGTGTACGCCACGCTGCGGCATCATCTTGAGGGATCCATGCGACGGCTATGCACGGACTACATCGACCTGTACTATCTGCATCACCTCAATCCCGACGTTCCGGTCGAGCAGGTGGCCGAAGGCATGGGGCGGCTCATCGAGGAAGGTCTGATCCGCGCTTGGGGCCTGTCCAATGTCGGCGTGCGGGCCATCGCGAAAGCCCATGCGGCGACGCCGGTCTCCGCAGTGCAGAACATCTATTCGATGATGGAGCGAGATTGCGAGGAGAGCGTCATCCCTTACTGCATGGAGCATGGGATCGGGGTCGTGCCGTTCTCGCCGATCGCCAGCGGATTCCTGTCCGGCAAGATCACGCCGCGGACGCGGTTCGAACAGGTGGACGACGTGCGCAACGTCGTGCCGCAATTGTCGCGGGAGAACATCGCGGCGAACCAGCCTCTGGTCGAGATTCTGCGCGATTACGCGGCACGCAAGCACGCGACGCCCGCGCAGATCTCCCTGGCGTGGATGCTGCACAAATATCCGAACGTCGTTCCCATTCCCGGCTCGAAGAACCAGTCGCGGATCCTCGAGAACCTCGATGCCGCGAACGTCGAACTGACGGCCGACGAATTCGCCTCGCTGGAGCGGGCCCTCGATTCCTGCGCCATACACGGCTACCGCGGCTGCGTGGAGATCGAATAG
- a CDS encoding TetR/AcrR family transcriptional regulator, with protein MCKESVRNVKRQYRNAERSRRMIRRAYVELLETRDRASVTVVDIAERADLSRNTFYAHYHDIDELTEEIQDDFLLRLRAYLDEAMEEEQFDDPLPLLNRIGEFIETNRAVNTVLIAQSDSSAFLDKLKNEFVARTMVNVDETLVADIEGTRRFLCFLAEGAVGMYRRYLMGELDVDMSELSRQLRDIYMAGIKLYQ; from the coding sequence ATGTGTAAGGAATCTGTCAGGAATGTCAAACGGCAATACCGTAATGCGGAGCGGTCTCGACGTATGATCCGCCGGGCGTACGTCGAACTGTTGGAGACGCGTGATCGGGCGTCGGTCACGGTTGTGGACATCGCCGAACGGGCCGATTTGAGCCGGAACACGTTCTACGCGCACTACCACGACATCGACGAGCTCACGGAGGAGATACAGGACGATTTTCTGCTTCGCCTGCGGGCGTACCTGGATGAGGCGATGGAGGAGGAGCAGTTCGACGATCCCTTGCCATTGCTGAACAGAATCGGCGAATTCATCGAAACGAACCGTGCCGTCAACACCGTGTTGATCGCGCAATCGGACTCCTCGGCGTTTCTGGACAAGTTGAAGAACGAATTCGTGGCCCGCACGATGGTCAACGTCGATGAGACGCTGGTGGCGGATATCGAAGGGACGCGGCGCTTCCTCTGTTTCCTCGCGGAAGGCGCGGTCGGCATGTACCGCAGGTATCTGATGGGGGAGTTGGACGTCGACATGTCGGAGCTGTCCCGGCAGCTGCGCGATATCTACATGGCCGGAATCAAGCTCTACCAATAG